The nucleotide window AAGGTTCAAGATTCAGCCATGATGCTTCGACGTGATGCTGACATGAAGAAAATGATTCTCGAAGCCAAACAGAAGTAATAttaacaaactttatttttctcacGTAGAGATTTACAAAAGTTATTATCTTTTTCCTCACATATGcttgcaatttaaaaaaacatcacaattaGAATATTTACAGACTGACCAAGACGGATGTGTATTGCttgtatacatttttcaaatatgaCAAAGCACAACTCTATGTCCCACTGTTGCATACAGGCAACAGTAGTCTGTACTTCAAACTACTTTCTTTTTGCTGTGCCTTGTCTATATCCTGTCAGACTCATATTCTTTCTTGTACCTCAGAGCACTAAAGGAACCCAAGGAGTTGAATTTTATATTTGGTGTAAACATCGAACAGAGGGACCTGGATGGGATGTTTGTGTACAACTGCTCTCGTCTCATCAAGATGTACGAGAAGACAGGGCCACAGCTGGAGGGAGGAATGTGAGTCTCAAGCAGCTATTCTTTGTGCTTATTTGTGCAAACTTACTGTCATAAAATTTCCCTGATATTGTCACATATAGATGACCACGAATTTGAGACTGTGTTTACAGTTATTAGTCCCTCACACTAGGGTGATGCCCTGTAATAATTCGTTATCTCTCAAGTATTAAACGTGCTCCTACCAGTGCCGTACAACTCAATGatgaaacagttttttcagCCTTATGGTTTGTGTGCTTTAGGGCGTGTGGAGGTGTCGTTGGCGTAGTGGATGTCCCATATTTAGTTCTAGAGCCTACACACAACAAGCAGGACTTTGCAGACGCAAAGGAATATAGACATTTACTGAAATCCATGGGGGAACATTTAGCTCAGTACTGGAAGGACTCGAATATTGGTGAGTTTTGCTGAATTGTCTGATTTCCATTTGGTAGCACCCTGACATGCATTGTTAAAAATTTGCTGTACTCAATTCTTGGCACGCTAAAGACTAATTAGAgaataatatttatttgattttttttaatacttaaaTAATTATGTATCCGTGTGCTCTTCAGCCCAGAAAGGTATAGTGAAGTTTTGGGATGAGTTTGGATATCTGTCTGCCAGCTGGTCTGCACCGCCTTCCTCAGAGCAAAGATACAAGAGACGTCGGGCCATGGAGATACCACTAACTATTCAGTGTGGTTAGTTCAAAATCAATACACATAGTGGTACTGTATCACACGAAACTAGCTTACAGCTATAAACTCTCTGGGGCTGGTTTCTGTTTTCAGATAAATGTTTAAAGTGGAGAACGCTGCCATTCCAGATGAACGCTGTGGACAAACGATACCCAGACAGTTGGTTGTGTCTCATGAACCCCGACGGCACTCAGGACAGGTACACATAGATCTCAAATGTTGAAATTCATGCAATGTTATTCGTTTTTTGGGATTCATGGGATAAATTAATAGCACATCATTTGAGTCACTACATCATTGTTTGTGAACAATGAGGAGTACATGTTAAATATAGTTggtgtattttacattttcaggtGTGATGCTCCCGAAAAGAAACAGAATGTGCCATGTGGTattctgaaaaaagaaaagcttacagttgaaggcaaaaaaaaagagctggtAGAGAAAATTAAACAGCAGCAGGATAAACTTGAGTACTTGCAGGTACCTGAttatccttctctcttttccttgcTATGTTGTGTGTACATAAATTCGTAAAAGTTATTCTTTCCCTCTCAGAAAACCAGCACCATCAACTCTGCAGTGGATATAAAAAAGCTACCGATGGAGGTCAGCATGAAACCAACAGAGGGCTCCTCTCAGGTACAATTCAATTGTGTGAATACTCCTGTCAACTTCTTTTGAAACACTGATTTCATGTCCATGTCTTACATAAAGTAGCTCACTagcatctgcctccattttctttgttgtttgtgcAGGCAACAAGATCTTCTGAGAGATCCACAACACGGCCCCGCTCTCCACCACTTCCAGCTCACCTAAAAAATGCCCCAAGTACCCCTGTAGCTCGTGCTTCTTCTCAGCGCCCCACCCGGACAGCTGCCGCTCCTCCAGCGCCAACGAAAGTTGAGTCACCAAGGTCCCGAGCTGCAGCAAAGTCTCCTCCAACTGCTGCAAAGCCTGCAGCAAAAGCTGCAGCAAAGCCTGCACCCAAAGCTACTGCCAAAACACCTCCACCAAGCCGCAGCTCAAGGGTAAGTTACAGGTTATATAAAGCATTTCACCAATACCAAAGTACTAATGGCAGGTTTTATTGTAGAAAGTTATTAACTTTGCATTTATGTCCAGTTAAATCCAAAAAAGAAGTTTGAAGACATGATATCTTTCTCCATACACAGACATCTGCCAAAGCATCCTCTGCCAAagcaccacctgctggacaACGCAAGAGAATTATAGAGcaggaggacagtgaggaggaggaggatgaagaggaggaggaggaggaggaagaagaagaagaggaggagggcagtGAGGAGGATGAACCAATGACAAAGAAATCCaagatggcagcagcagctaaTAACAACGGAAAAGTTGTCGAGAAGGCCCCACTTCCCAAACGTGGCAAAGTGGACGAGGTAAACAAACAGTAGTTCCCATTTGAGAGTAGACATTTTCAGACATCGGTTCAGAAATACGGGTTGAAACTTTTTATCTCACTGAGAATGCACCTGCAGAAAATTCAAAGATTTCAAACAACACTCAACAGAGGACGACAAACTGTATGAAATAGTAGAATATCTGCATAAACCAATCACTATTGTGAGTCTGGCTCTCTGTGTCAATGTGGGTGTGATGCATTGGGTAATGTGCTGTGAAGGTGTTTGATGCAGTCTCAGTTTTCCAGCTACTTGTTGCCCCCAGTGCTGCTTCCACCTTTTTTTCAAATCAGTATCGGACTATGTTAGGACATCAACTAAACTGCCGTAATTTAGAACatgcttttaaatgttttatatcaaGTCTTTGTTTATCTATATCTAGAAAACGCGTATGCACGATATTAATtgcttataattatttatatgcCATGTTGCTTATACGGTTAtagtcctcctcctcacagaacATTAGTACAGTACATAACTGTGAGTGATTAACTCCACTGTGGAGAGCACATGATTTTCTTGACAGCACAACGACACAGATCTTATTACCACAAACTCTTGACACATCTGTTTGTGTCGTTCATGTTTGTTTCAACTCTTCtgcttttcttcatttttgcatctgtggCATGTTTGCATCACCATCCGCCCCACGTTGATGACTCATGGgattctcctggatttctacagacatatgagaggggagagaaagtctgcagaaaacTGCACAGcatctcactctgacatttgctttaaaatatggaggaactgcagagttcagtgcatgtctgacagcagcttatGTGAATGGTAGACAATATGGAGATGCTGAAATAAATTGAAGGGTCATTTTGTGAGTTTAAGATGTCAAAAGTAAGGTTATTCTTTGGTCTCTAAGTCTGAATATCCAGTCAGAGCACATCTGCTGTTGACTTTGCAGGTTAACAAACAGCCCCAAGCTGAGAAGAAAGGGGTGTCTACCCCTACACGGCAGACACCAACCACACCGACCTCTGCTCCTAAATCCATTACCACACAACAGCATGGTGCTAAAGCCAAGGTAGCTTTCCTCTGTCCCTCTTCTCTACTTCAGCCCGAGAAAGCGAGGCTGCATCTGCTCTCACATCTTCTAACAGTCCTCTCACCCACACTGCCAGAGACAAACACGTTActtttaaacataatttattaAGCAAAAAACTACTAAACTTCACAAACTCAACTTAAACTCTTGAGCTTGTCCAGCTTAGCAGCTAGCTCCTCTGGCCTCGGCAGAGTCCTCCCGCCCTTTTAAGCttgaggaccaatcagctaaccGCTTTCACCTGTGCTGACTGATCCTCCATGGTGCAGGTGAGGCGgctctcccagccccctcacctccacaatAACATTCTCTCTTAAACTCTTCTCTAATGACTGGAATCAAGCATGCCACTCTCAACCAAAGACTGAGTTCACACTGTGGGCCTTTCACCTCATTCAATCATTTCTTTTAACCTCATTCTATCTTTCCCCTAAATCAtttttttgctgctgtggtGGTAATGACTGTTTTGTTGCAGGCACCTGAGAAGACGCCACAGCCAGAACCAGAGAACGACATCAAAAATCCTCAGAAAGGTGAGATGATGGACTGCTCCACCCTGACATGTGTGTCCCTCGCCGATAACTGGAAGAGGACAGATGTGATGGGATGAATTTATATTCTTTCATGTAAATGTCCTCTGTAGATAAGGGTCTCCTGGTTGAAGTGCGCGTCAGTAAGGAGTGGTACACGGGCAGAGTCATCGCTGTGGAGGCAAATAAACAGAGTGTTCGTTGGAAAGTAAAGTTTGACTACGTACCCCGATCCACCCCAAAAGACCGATGGTAAGATTCTCTCTGGGGCACGTTTTCAATGACACTCTAGATAATTGTCATCTtataagtatgtgtgtgtgttctgaaaaGGGTGTTCAAGGGAAGTGATGATGTCCGGTTGATGAGGCCGCCATCTCCAAACTCTCAGACGCCTGACACCCAACAGGAGACCGAGAGGGGGCCGGCACCCATGGAGCCAGACACGACACAGCCAGGAACCAGTCGAGAGGTGACAGACAGCCTGGTCACCATGTTGAGGTGAGCTGGTTataatagtagtagtattatCACTGATCGCAGCCGTGTGGTATGTTCACTGTGCTGTTTCTGTGTCCAGGACTATGCTGCGGTACTTTTTCCCTCCAGCTTTCCGGATTCCAAAGGATGATGTCAACAGCATGACAGCTGATGAGTTGGTGGCTTTTCCTTTGGTGAGATAGACAGTagattatttgatttattcatttttaataactTTCAAAGCTGAATGTAGTATTACATTGAAACCAATAGTCATATGAAAGTGGATAACTTTATATCTGAACTATCGGCCAGGATGTGTAATATTCTTCCTGCTGTATTTCTTTGAGTATTGGGTGCGGGGGATTaaggtgtttttttcccctccatttAGAAAGAATATTTCCAGCAGTATGAATCTGGTCTCCAGGCATTGTGTAACTCATACCAGAGCAGAGCTGATGCCAGGGCCAAAGCTGTGGAAGAGAAGAGCAACAGCGCTGAGATCAAACTGAAGGAAGCAGACGAGAAACTCCAGAAACTTCGAACAAACATTGTAGCACTTCTGCAGAAAGTGCAAGAGGTAAGATTATTGACTGCTTAATTTGCACTGCACATTATTGATTGCCCaataaacaacatttgtttgttttaaatacaaagcaaactaa belongs to Platichthys flesus chromosome 3, fPlaFle2.1, whole genome shotgun sequence and includes:
- the morc2 gene encoding ATPase MORC2 isoform X1 — encoded protein: MACSNYSNLNRAQLTFEYLHTNSTTHEFLFGALAELVDNSRDADATRIDIYTEKKPELRGGYLLCFLDDGIGMDPNEATHVIQFGKSSKRSPVSTQIGQYGNGLKSGSMRIGKDFILFTKKGNTLTCLFLSRTFHEEEGLDEVIVPLPSWDLTTKQPLTSDPEKYGIETDLIFKYSPFKNEQQLMEQFNKIESSSGTLVIIYNLKLMDNREPELDAETDHQDILMAGTPAEGVKPEKRSFRAYAAVLYIDPRMRIFIQGHKVRTKRLSCCLYKPRVYKYSSTRFKTRAEQEVKKADHLAKIAEEKAREGESKRIALETRLGEDLAKDSRAILRKVQDSAMMLRRDADMKKMILEAKQKALKEPKELNFIFGVNIEQRDLDGMFVYNCSRLIKMYEKTGPQLEGGMACGGVVGVVDVPYLVLEPTHNKQDFADAKEYRHLLKSMGEHLAQYWKDSNIAQKGIVKFWDEFGYLSASWSAPPSSEQRYKRRRAMEIPLTIQCDKCLKWRTLPFQMNAVDKRYPDSWLCLMNPDGTQDRCDAPEKKQNVPCGILKKEKLTVEGKKKELVEKIKQQQDKLEYLQKTSTINSAVDIKKLPMEVSMKPTEGSSQATRSSERSTTRPRSPPLPAHLKNAPSTPVARASSQRPTRTAAAPPAPTKVESPRSRAAAKSPPTAAKPAAKAAAKPAPKATAKTPPPSRSSRTSAKASSAKAPPAGQRKRIIEQEDSEEEEDEEEEEEEEEEEEEEGSEEDEPMTKKSKMAAAANNNGKVVEKAPLPKRGKVDEVNKQPQAEKKGVSTPTRQTPTTPTSAPKSITTQQHGAKAKAPEKTPQPEPENDIKNPQKDKGLLVEVRVSKEWYTGRVIAVEANKQSVRWKVKFDYVPRSTPKDRWVFKGSDDVRLMRPPSPNSQTPDTQQETERGPAPMEPDTTQPGTSREVTDSLVTMLRTMLRYFFPPAFRIPKDDVNSMTADELVAFPLKEYFQQYESGLQALCNSYQSRADARAKAVEEKSNSAEIKLKEADEKLQKLRTNIVALLQKVQEDIDINTDDELDAYIEDLLTKGD
- the morc2 gene encoding ATPase MORC2 isoform X3, yielding MKKRDWMRSESTVIVPLPSWDLTTKQPLTSDPEKYGIETDLIFKYSPFKNEQQLMEQFNKIESSSGTLVIIYNLKLMDNREPELDAETDHQDILMAGTPAEGVKPEKRSFRAYAAVLYIDPRMRIFIQGHKVRTKRLSCCLYKPRVYKYSSTRFKTRAEQEVKKADHLAKIAEEKAREGESKRIALETRLGEDLAKDSRAILRKVQDSAMMLRRDADMKKMILEAKQKALKEPKELNFIFGVNIEQRDLDGMFVYNCSRLIKMYEKTGPQLEGGMACGGVVGVVDVPYLVLEPTHNKQDFADAKEYRHLLKSMGEHLAQYWKDSNIAQKGIVKFWDEFGYLSASWSAPPSSEQRYKRRRAMEIPLTIQCDKCLKWRTLPFQMNAVDKRYPDSWLCLMNPDGTQDRCDAPEKKQNVPCGILKKEKLTVEGKKKELVEKIKQQQDKLEYLQKTSTINSAVDIKKLPMEVSMKPTEGSSQATRSSERSTTRPRSPPLPAHLKNAPSTPVARASSQRPTRTAAAPPAPTKVESPRSRAAAKSPPTAAKPAAKAAAKPAPKATAKTPPPSRSSRTSAKASSAKAPPAGQRKRIIEQEDSEEEEDEEEEEEEEEEEEEEGSEEDEPMTKKSKMAAAANNNGKVVEKAPLPKRGKVDEVNKQPQAEKKGVSTPTRQTPTTPTSAPKSITTQQHGAKAKAPEKTPQPEPENDIKNPQKDKGLLVEVRVSKEWYTGRVIAVEANKQSVRWKVKFDYVPRSTPKDRWVFKGSDDVRLMRPPSPNSQTPDTQQETERGPAPMEPDTTQPGTSREVTDSLVTMLRTMLRYFFPPAFRIPKDDVNSMTADELVAFPLKEYFQQYESGLQALCNSYQSRADARAKAVEEKSNSAEIKLKEADEKLQKLRTNIVALLQKVQEDIDINTDDELDAYIEDLLTKGD
- the morc2 gene encoding ATPase MORC2 isoform X2, producing MACSNYSNLNRAQLTFEYLHTNSTTHEFLFGALAELVDNSRDADATRIDIYTEKKPELRGGYLLCFLDDGIGMDPNEATHVIQFGKSSKRSPVSTQIGQYGNGLKSGSMRIGKDFILFTKKGNTLTCLFLSRTFHEEEGLDEVIVPLPSWDLTTKQPLTSDPEKYGIETDLIFKYSPFKNEQQLMEQFNKIESSSGTLVIIYNLKLMDNREPELDAETDHQDILMAGTPAEGVKPEKRSFRAYAAVLYIDPRMRIFIQGHKVRTKRLSCCLYKPRVYKYSSTRFKTRAEQEVKKADHLAKIAEEKAREGESKRIALETRLGEDLAKDSRAILRKVQDSAMMLRRDADMKKMILEAKQKALKEPKELNFIFGVNIEQRDLDGMFVYNCSRLIKMYEKTGPQLEGGMACGGVVGVVDVPYLVLEPTHNKQDFADAKEYRHLLKSMGEHLAQYWKDSNIAQKGIVKFWDEFGYLSASWSAPPSSEQRYKRRRAMEIPLTIQCDKCLKWRTLPFQMNAVDKRYPDSWLCLMNPDGTQDRCDAPEKKQNVPCGILKKEKLTVEGKKKELVEKIKQQQDKLEYLQKTSTINSAVDIKKLPMEVSMKPTEGSSQATRSSERSTTRPRSPPLPAHLKNAPSTPVARASSQRPTRTAAAPPAPTKVESPRSRAAAKSPPTAAKPAAKAAAKPAPKATAKTPPPSRSSRTSAKASSAKAPPAGQRKRIIEQEDSEEEEDEEEEEEEEEEEEEEGSEEDEPMTKKSKMAAAANNNGKVVEKAPLPKRGKVDEAPEKTPQPEPENDIKNPQKDKGLLVEVRVSKEWYTGRVIAVEANKQSVRWKVKFDYVPRSTPKDRWVFKGSDDVRLMRPPSPNSQTPDTQQETERGPAPMEPDTTQPGTSREVTDSLVTMLRTMLRYFFPPAFRIPKDDVNSMTADELVAFPLKEYFQQYESGLQALCNSYQSRADARAKAVEEKSNSAEIKLKEADEKLQKLRTNIVALLQKVQEDIDINTDDELDAYIEDLLTKGD